One genomic region from Microcystis panniformis FACHB-1757 encodes:
- a CDS encoding 1-acyl-sn-glycerol-3-phosphate acyltransferase — translation MSNLSLGAQPPLEFIPPDLNPLLLKGCQIFLPLWLQTQTNLREISAANLETLITFYQKSQEKKVRLLLAFRHPSINDPYCMAYLLWKLVPKKAQELGIKLNKPIHAHFMYDRGIPLWAGERVGWLYSKLGGTPIQRGKADLIGLRSARRLLLEGDYPLAAAPEGATNGHNELVSAIEPGISQLAFWGVDDVIKAKQQQEVIILPIGIQYFYLTPVWQEIERILTNLETDSGLESIPNSSLEEKVLYERLFRLGERLLSLMEDFYRDFYYQSLPVVPANGDDPNETLAKRLANLLDVALQTAEKYFNVSPNGNVIDRCRRLEQAGWERIYREELKPTHSISPLELGLADRLADEANLKMWHMRIVESFVSVTGYYVKEKPTVERFAETILLLWDLVTRIKGGNPFFRPQIGQQKAIITIGKPISVSERYADYKSDRRSAVAQLTQDLQTSLESLIIHQQTLV, via the coding sequence ATGTCTAATCTATCTTTGGGCGCGCAACCTCCCCTCGAATTTATCCCCCCTGACCTTAATCCCTTGCTTTTAAAGGGATGTCAAATCTTTTTACCTCTTTGGTTACAAACTCAAACCAACTTAAGAGAAATTTCGGCCGCCAATCTAGAAACTTTAATCACATTTTATCAAAAAAGTCAAGAGAAAAAAGTCCGTTTACTGCTCGCTTTTCGTCATCCCAGTATTAACGATCCCTACTGTATGGCCTATCTTTTGTGGAAATTAGTACCCAAAAAAGCCCAAGAGTTAGGAATAAAATTAAACAAGCCAATTCACGCTCATTTTATGTATGATCGAGGGATTCCTTTATGGGCGGGAGAAAGGGTAGGATGGTTATATTCTAAGTTAGGTGGCACACCAATTCAACGGGGAAAAGCCGATTTAATCGGATTGCGTTCGGCTCGTCGTTTATTATTAGAAGGAGATTATCCTTTAGCCGCTGCTCCGGAAGGGGCAACTAACGGACATAATGAGCTTGTCAGTGCGATTGAACCGGGTATTTCTCAATTGGCTTTTTGGGGGGTGGATGATGTCATAAAAGCTAAACAACAGCAAGAAGTAATTATTTTACCTATTGGTATTCAGTATTTTTATCTGACTCCAGTGTGGCAAGAAATCGAGCGAATTTTGACTAATTTAGAAACCGATAGCGGTTTAGAATCAATCCCGAATTCATCCCTAGAAGAAAAGGTTTTATACGAGCGTCTTTTTCGGTTAGGAGAAAGATTATTATCCTTAATGGAGGATTTTTATCGAGATTTCTACTATCAATCTTTACCTGTAGTACCTGCCAATGGTGATGATCCAAATGAAACCCTAGCCAAACGTTTAGCCAATTTATTAGATGTGGCCCTACAAACCGCAGAAAAGTATTTTAATGTTTCTCCTAATGGTAATGTAATCGATCGCTGTCGTCGTTTAGAACAAGCAGGATGGGAACGCATTTATCGGGAAGAATTAAAACCCACTCATTCTATTTCTCCCCTTGAATTAGGATTAGCTGATCGCCTTGCTGATGAAGCTAATTTAAAAATGTGGCACATGAGAATTGTGGAAAGTTTTGTGTCAGTAACTGGTTATTATGTCAAAGAAAAACCCACCGTAGAAAGATTTGCTGAGACAATTTTATTACTCTGGGATTTAGTAACAAGAATTAAGGGAGGTAATCCCTTTTTTCGTCCCCAAATTGGTCAACAAAAAGCGATAATAACTATTGGTAAACCTATTTCTGTATCCGAGCGCTATGCTGATTATAAAAGCGATCGACGCTCGGCCGTAGCACAATTAACCCAAGATTTACAAACCAGTTTAGAAAGTTTAATTATTCATCAGCAGACCCTAGTATAG
- a CDS encoding Hsp20/alpha crystallin family protein has protein sequence MALIRWEPFREVESLQKEMNRLFDRLVPTDVGNGEKMGLSFIPAAEMTETAEAVQLKLEIPGMEAKDLNVEVTADSLTINGERKSEIKTEEEGFTRTEFRYGKFHRVIPLPVRVDNNNVTAEYKDGILNLTLPKAEEEKNKVVKVSISPAIAQ, from the coding sequence ATGGCACTTATACGTTGGGAACCTTTCAGAGAAGTAGAAAGCCTACAAAAAGAAATGAATCGCTTGTTTGACCGTCTTGTGCCGACTGATGTAGGCAATGGCGAAAAAATGGGGTTATCCTTCATCCCGGCGGCGGAAATGACCGAAACGGCAGAGGCAGTTCAGCTTAAACTGGAAATACCTGGTATGGAAGCCAAAGACCTCAATGTGGAAGTAACAGCCGATAGTCTGACCATTAATGGTGAAAGGAAATCGGAAATTAAAACCGAAGAAGAAGGGTTTACCCGCACTGAATTCCGTTATGGTAAATTCCATCGGGTTATTCCTCTACCGGTTCGGGTTGATAACAATAACGTGACTGCTGAATACAAAGATGGCATTCTCAATCTCACTCTCCCGAAAGCGGAAGAAGAAAAAAATAAAGTGGTGAAAGTGTCCATCAGTCCTGCCATTGCTCAATAG
- a CDS encoding DUF790 family protein, whose translation MLPTDLLISRQNGETIIPKRLPIAPDYLAIAKEQITCFQESIGESKGELSQKLLILEGDSPDYKIKRGFAHLLTNHFATFEIISPLEPQELRKRVFEQAANFVPIPQNRSLILEKIAQQLSQELNQEIFPVALEKGLYADLAENKILTQFDAPTPENLIHRFNLSQIQGIFYRASYLIINVHRNDPGEYKYLFRYLKLFRLMTYIEGDADTGFTITIDGPTSLFKANSRYGIEIAKLIPALLHVTHWNLKAQLQYKDSYTGTIKKQQFNLEDNCGLVSHYSPGKPYDSMLEESFAKRWLQLKTEWQLEREVDLVPLPGGVMIPDFRLVHPDGRVFLLEIVGYWRPEYLQKKFLQVKSAQANNLILAVSERLNLEKAGVKFQNLPAQVIWFKDKLSPQAVLEVLN comes from the coding sequence ATGTTACCGACCGATTTATTGATTTCCCGTCAAAATGGCGAGACAATTATTCCCAAACGCTTACCGATCGCTCCTGATTATCTGGCGATCGCTAAAGAACAAATCACCTGTTTTCAGGAAAGTATCGGTGAAAGTAAGGGAGAATTAAGCCAAAAACTCCTAATCTTGGAGGGAGACAGTCCCGATTATAAAATTAAACGGGGATTTGCTCACCTGTTAACCAATCATTTTGCCACCTTTGAGATTATTAGTCCCTTAGAACCACAGGAATTAAGAAAAAGAGTTTTTGAACAAGCGGCCAACTTTGTTCCTATTCCCCAAAATCGATCGCTAATTCTGGAGAAAATTGCCCAGCAACTCAGCCAAGAATTAAATCAAGAAATTTTTCCAGTAGCTCTAGAAAAAGGACTTTATGCTGATTTAGCGGAGAATAAAATTCTCACTCAATTTGATGCTCCCACCCCCGAAAACTTAATTCATCGTTTTAACCTCTCGCAAATTCAAGGGATTTTTTATCGGGCCAGTTATTTAATTATCAACGTCCACCGCAACGATCCAGGGGAATATAAATATCTCTTTCGCTATCTAAAACTATTTCGTTTAATGACTTATATCGAAGGGGATGCCGACACGGGATTTACTATTACTATCGATGGTCCCACCAGTTTATTTAAAGCTAACAGTCGTTATGGCATTGAAATCGCTAAATTAATTCCTGCCTTACTCCATGTTACTCACTGGAATCTGAAGGCACAATTACAGTACAAAGATTCCTACACAGGAACTATTAAAAAACAACAGTTCAATTTAGAGGATAACTGTGGTCTGGTGTCCCACTATTCCCCAGGTAAACCCTACGATAGTATGTTAGAGGAATCTTTCGCTAAACGTTGGTTACAGTTAAAAACTGAATGGCAACTAGAAAGGGAAGTGGATTTAGTGCCTTTACCCGGAGGAGTGATGATTCCCGATTTCCGTTTAGTGCATCCCGATGGTCGCGTTTTTCTCCTCGAAATTGTTGGTTATTGGCGACCAGAATACCTACAAAAGAAATTTTTACAGGTTAAATCGGCCCAAGCAAATAATCTAATTTTAGCCGTATCGGAACGGTTAAATCTAGAAAAAGCTGGAGTTAAATTTCAAAATCTACCCGCTCAGGTTATCTGGTTTAAAGATAAATTATCACCCCAAGCAGTGTTAGAAGTTTTAAATTAA